The following coding sequences are from one Myxococcales bacterium window:
- the bioB gene encoding biotin synthase BioB, translated as MTQTWMALAQRTLADGTISRAEAQAVLNAPADELLAVIDAAFTVRRAYFDRRVHIHVLENAKLGACPEDCGFCSQSSKNGSPGGEAPMKSVEALVAGARRAHAAKAKRYCMVTATRGPSQRDLDTICEATRQIKAEMKIDICASLGLLTEAKAERLVASGVDRFNHNLETSERYYDKMVSTHSWQDRVATVQIARKAGMETCCGGIVGLGESQDDVLDLAFALRDLGVDSMPINLLDPRPGTPLEHMERLDPVRALLALCMFRFVHPKADLRIAGGRETVLRSLGVMALYPANSLFTQGYLTTDGASVVADHQMIKDAGFVIEMVGGEVMEADPDAMKHTPARPRLPMAPVSRPGAKSDAV; from the coding sequence ATGACGCAAACTTGGATGGCGCTAGCGCAACGAACGCTGGCTGACGGCACGATTTCGCGAGCCGAAGCGCAGGCCGTGCTGAACGCACCCGCGGACGAATTGCTGGCGGTGATCGACGCCGCGTTCACCGTGCGCCGTGCCTACTTTGATCGGCGCGTGCACATTCACGTCTTAGAAAACGCCAAGCTCGGTGCCTGCCCTGAGGATTGCGGCTTTTGCTCGCAGTCGTCTAAGAATGGCAGCCCCGGCGGCGAGGCACCGATGAAGAGCGTCGAAGCGTTGGTGGCCGGAGCCCGGCGTGCGCACGCCGCCAAGGCCAAGCGCTACTGCATGGTCACCGCGACGCGAGGGCCGTCGCAGCGCGATTTGGACACCATCTGCGAGGCGACCCGGCAGATCAAAGCCGAGATGAAAATTGATATTTGCGCCTCGCTCGGCCTGCTCACAGAGGCCAAGGCTGAGCGCTTGGTGGCATCCGGCGTCGATCGGTTTAATCACAATCTTGAAACCAGCGAGCGCTACTACGACAAGATGGTCAGCACGCATAGCTGGCAAGACCGCGTCGCGACGGTGCAGATCGCGCGCAAGGCCGGCATGGAGACGTGTTGTGGCGGGATTGTTGGCCTAGGCGAATCGCAAGACGACGTGCTCGACCTTGCCTTTGCGCTTCGCGATTTGGGCGTCGACTCGATGCCGATTAATTTGCTCGATCCGCGACCCGGCACACCGCTCGAACATATGGAGCGGCTCGATCCAGTGCGCGCCTTGCTCGCCTTGTGCATGTTTCGCTTTGTCCATCCCAAGGCAGATTTGCGCATCGCAGGTGGCCGCGAGACGGTGCTGCGCAGCCTTGGCGTGATGGCCCTATATCCCGCGAACTCGCTGTTTACCCAGGGCTACCTCACCACCGACGGGGCTAGCGTCGTGGCCGATCACCAGATGATTAAAGATGCTGGCTTTGTCATCGAGATGGTCGGCGGCGAGGTCATGGAGGCCGATCCGGACGCCATGAAGCATACGCCCGCGCGGCCACGCTTGCCGATGGCACCCGTGTCAAGGCCAGGCGCCAAGTCGGACGCGGTGTAA
- a CDS encoding cob(I)yrinic acid a,c-diamide adenosyltransferase → MRIDKVYTKGGDEGQTSLIGGDRVPKNEPRIECYGTVDELNAVLGLVRTSLGASAAGDHLLPIIQRIQNELFNLGAELATPDPEFRKKLPCVQQSNIDQLEADIDALNDALPPLKSFVLPGGGWASSYFHLARTVCRRAERIVVEVGAGYDLGPLALPYLNRLSDALFVFGRWCAMKDGEPEPLWTPSKSP, encoded by the coding sequence ATGCGCATCGACAAGGTCTATACCAAGGGCGGCGACGAGGGACAAACCTCGCTGATTGGCGGCGACCGCGTGCCAAAAAACGAGCCGCGCATCGAGTGCTATGGCACCGTCGACGAGCTCAACGCCGTGCTCGGTTTGGTTCGCACGTCGCTTGGCGCCTCGGCCGCGGGGGATCATTTGCTGCCGATCATCCAACGCATTCAGAACGAGCTATTTAACCTTGGCGCCGAGCTCGCCACGCCGGATCCAGAATTTCGCAAGAAGCTGCCGTGCGTGCAGCAGAGCAATATAGACCAGCTCGAGGCCGACATCGACGCGCTCAACGACGCGTTGCCGCCGCTCAAGAGCTTTGTGCTGCCGGGCGGCGGTTGGGCATCGTCGTATTTTCATCTCGCACGCACCGTGTGCCGCCGCGCCGAGCGCATCGTCGTCGAAGTCGGCGCCGGCTACGACCTCGGCCCGCTCGCGCTGCCGTATCTCAACCGCCTCTCTGATGCGCTCTTCGTTTTCGGCCGCTGGTGCGCCATGAAAGACGGCGAGCCCGAGCCGCTGTGGACGCCGAGCAAGTCCCCGTAG
- a CDS encoding helix-turn-helix transcriptional regulator: protein MAATLSSKFGKRCKALRNHAGLSQLDMVRHHDFSLSHYQKIERGDLDPRLSTITKIAKAFGVSLAELMRELE, encoded by the coding sequence ATGGCGGCGACGCTATCGAGCAAATTTGGCAAGCGCTGCAAGGCGCTGCGCAACCACGCTGGTCTGTCGCAGCTCGACATGGTGCGCCACCACGACTTCTCGCTGTCGCACTATCAAAAAATCGAACGCGGCGACTTAGATCCACGGCTGTCCACCATCACCAAGATTGCCAAGGCCTTCGGCGTTTCCCTCGCCGAGCTTATGCGCGAGCTGGAGTGA
- a CDS encoding proprotein convertase P-domain-containing protein codes for MKTNYVGTFALALATLISATGCLSPLGDDESNNDGVLPPDLNKAGSLVMRGTLRLDESVLGEFTKSYQLDGYELSVAQDATVRVEVTQAGSKRGLDTVMFVYGPKLDGEYPSEPLLIDNDSGWGKLSRITAQVPTSGTYLVVVGTKKVTGATARGKYRLLATCRSGDAASCAWAPPVTVIPLGQCPQALQTPIAACVENWQADGYEGSWLDLVDQCSDAEILAPAYDATCAGGGAEAWCLGSLEATYLTYAAPCARDVKNSMLDVACALGTTYNELKNTPHMVQLHRRVITSPSGFSTIEKNQIISAMHASSHTDVTTVAEALAAADSGEIIRIIWWDVSNRSTYVSYEYGAGDNSYGRVFFYGATTAVATIKDGDLYDCTTYVGAEGRSCTATYDCASGTQCVGIAEPTGFGVCIANGADNSPQEGATCSATSFCSFTSGLACAGLSRGSEGMCLPAWMRRAVSGTFDTPIPDNNATGATAQLVMSGIATVDMDVWLHLEIAHARRSDLKVYLRNPAGTEALVIAPTDAGEDIWIDTAVLGFSGDESVNGIWTIRVVDNKSSRTGTIHAATLTVGSRWD; via the coding sequence ATGAAGACGAACTATGTGGGGACGTTTGCACTCGCGCTGGCAACGTTGATCAGCGCGACCGGTTGCCTCTCGCCACTAGGCGATGACGAGTCCAACAACGATGGCGTGCTGCCTCCTGATCTCAACAAGGCTGGGTCACTGGTCATGCGCGGCACGCTGCGCCTTGATGAATCTGTGCTCGGAGAGTTCACCAAGAGCTATCAACTCGACGGCTATGAACTCTCGGTCGCGCAAGACGCCACGGTGCGCGTCGAGGTGACGCAAGCCGGTAGCAAGCGCGGGCTCGACACCGTGATGTTTGTCTACGGTCCTAAACTTGACGGCGAGTATCCAAGCGAGCCGCTGCTAATCGACAATGACAGCGGCTGGGGCAAGCTGTCGCGGATTACCGCGCAGGTGCCAACGTCTGGCACATATCTGGTGGTCGTCGGCACCAAGAAGGTCACGGGCGCCACCGCGCGCGGCAAGTACCGCTTGCTGGCGACGTGCCGTTCGGGCGATGCGGCCTCCTGCGCGTGGGCGCCGCCGGTGACGGTGATTCCGCTTGGCCAGTGCCCACAGGCGCTGCAAACGCCGATCGCCGCCTGCGTCGAAAACTGGCAAGCCGATGGCTATGAAGGCTCTTGGCTCGATCTGGTCGACCAATGCAGCGACGCGGAAATCTTGGCGCCCGCCTACGACGCGACATGTGCTGGCGGTGGGGCAGAGGCTTGGTGTTTGGGTTCGCTCGAGGCGACATATCTTACGTATGCAGCGCCATGCGCGCGCGATGTTAAGAACTCGATGTTGGACGTCGCCTGCGCGTTAGGCACGACCTACAACGAGCTTAAAAACACGCCGCATATGGTGCAATTGCACCGCAGGGTCATCACCAGCCCTTCGGGTTTTTCGACGATCGAGAAGAATCAAATCATCAGCGCCATGCACGCGTCGTCGCACACCGACGTAACCACCGTCGCCGAAGCGCTCGCCGCGGCTGACAGCGGTGAAATCATCCGCATCATTTGGTGGGACGTTTCAAACCGCAGCACGTACGTTTCGTATGAATACGGCGCCGGCGACAACTCCTATGGCCGCGTGTTTTTCTACGGCGCCACCACCGCGGTGGCGACCATCAAGGATGGTGACTTGTACGACTGCACCACGTACGTCGGAGCGGAGGGACGCAGTTGCACCGCTACCTACGATTGCGCCAGCGGCACGCAGTGTGTTGGAATCGCCGAGCCCACGGGCTTTGGCGTCTGCATCGCAAATGGCGCTGACAACTCGCCGCAAGAAGGTGCGACTTGCTCGGCGACCTCGTTCTGCAGCTTCACCTCGGGCCTTGCCTGCGCCGGTCTCTCGCGCGGCAGCGAAGGCATGTGCCTCCCCGCATGGATGCGGCGCGCCGTCAGCGGCACCTTTGACACGCCAATTCCCGACAACAATGCGACCGGCGCCACCGCGCAGCTCGTAATGAGTGGCATCGCCACCGTCGACATGGACGTGTGGTTGCACCTCGAAATCGCCCATGCGCGGCGCTCGGACCTAAAGGTCTACCTGCGCAACCCCGCTGGCACCGAGGCCTTAGTCATCGCGCCAACCGACGCGGGCGAAGACATCTGGATCGACACCGCCGTGCTCGGCTTCTCCGGCGACGAGAGCGTCAACGGCATCTGGACCATCCGCGTCGTCGACAACAAATCGAGCCGCACCGGCACCATCCACGCCGCCACGCTCACCGTCGGCAGCCGCTGGGATTAA